One Heptranchias perlo isolate sHepPer1 chromosome 31, sHepPer1.hap1, whole genome shotgun sequence DNA segment encodes these proteins:
- the zdhhc12a gene encoding palmitoyltransferase ZDHHC12-A produces the protein MFPNFLSAGLLVRILHAAMTWAVTLILFLYETDLRRSEERGEFLQPITFLLLVLCSTLLYFITSLMDPGYVTSDDERKTQVGGTNQGAGDEKEQMIPVIQKAQRLRRCGYCMVQQPMRSKHCQSCQHCVRRYDHHCPWIENCVGERNHRFFVLYLAAQLTVLLWAFHVAWSGFCTEAAWKEWLRVNTFLLLAFIVIIIFTMVVMLLLVSHLYLVSSNTTTWEFMSRHRISYLKHCSSEENPFDQGILGNLWTFFCVCKTIVWERIYFRDEDDLV, from the exons ATGTTCCCGAACTTTCTCTCCGCCGGCCTCTTGGTGCGGATCCTTCACGCAGCGATGACGTGGGCGGTGACGTTGATTCTGTTCCTCTACGAAACGG ATCTGAGGCGGAGTGAGGAGCGTGGTGAGTTCCTTCAGCCAATCACCTTCCTGCTGCTGGTTCTCTGTTCGACGCTGCTGTACTTCATCACCTCTCTCATGGACCCAGGATACGTCACATCTGACGACGAACGAAAG ACCCAGGTTGGTGGAACGAATCAGGGTGctggggatgagaaggagcagatgaTCCCTGTGATACAGAAAGCACAGAGACTGAGGCGCTGTGGGTACTGCATGGTCCAG CAGCCCATGCGGTCAAAGCACTGCCAGTCCTGCCAGCACTGCGTGCGTCGATACGACCACCACTGCCCGTGGATTGAGAACTGTGTGGGGGAGAGGAACCATCGCTTCTTTGTGCTCTACCTGGCAGCGCAGCTCACCGTCCTGCTGTGGGCCTTCCACGTGGCTTG GTCCGGCTTCTGTACTGAGGCTGCGTGGAAAGAGTGGCTCCGCGTTAATACGTTCCTGCTGTTGGCGTTTATAGTGATTATCATTTTCACCATGGTGGTGATGCTGCTGCTAGTGTCGCACCTGTACCTGGTGTCCAGCAACACCACGACCTGGGAGTTCATGTCCCGTCATCGCATCTCTTACCTCAAGCACTGCAGCTCGGAGGAGAACCCGTTCGACCAGGGCATTCTTGGGAATCTGTGGACCTTTTTCTGTGTGTGCAAGACaattgtgtgggaaaggatttaTTTTCGAGATGAAGATGACCTGGTTTAG